The following nucleotide sequence is from Catonella massiliensis.
ACCTATTAAAGTAAACTTGGGCAGTTCAAGCCTAATGCTCTTTGAAGTTGCCCCTTTTCCTATAACCACATCTATGGCAAAGTCCTCCATAGCAGGATAAAGTACCTCTTCAACCTGTCTGTTCAGCCTGTGAATCTCATCTACAAAGAGCACATCCCCTTCTTTGAGATTGTTTAATATGGCTGCAACATCTCCCGGCTTCTCTATGGCAGGACCTGAGGTAATCTTAATATGTACTCCCATTTCATTTGCTATGATGCCGGCAAGAGTAGTCTTACCAAGTCCCGGTGGTCCGTAAAGAAGCACATGGTCAAGCGGTTCTTTTCTTCCCTTAGCTGCCTCTATATACACCTTCATCATTTCCTTGGCTTTTTTCTGTCCGATGTAATCAGTCAAAAACTTAGGCCTTAGAGTATCATCATTTCTTATATCTTCCTCTGAAGCGACTGTAGATATTATCCGTCTTTTTGTATCGTTTTGCATCTATTTCAACCTTTTACATCAGATTTTTAAGAGCTGATTTAACCAAGTCTTCTGATGTCATTTCCTCTGTTATTTCAATTGCAGTTATTGCCTTCATAGCCTCTGTCCTACTATATCCCAGAGCCTCAAGCACCTGTGATGCTTCTTCTTTTATTGCACTTCCTATAGTCAGTGAAATATCCGAAGATGAATCAGACCGTAGCTCTACAGCCTTCGCATTTATGACACCTACCTTGTCTTTAAGCTCAAGAACCAGCTTTTTAGCAGTTTTGGCACCTATTCCCTGAGCCTTTTCTATGGTCTTTATATCCTCAGAAAGTATGGCAAAGGTAAGAACATCTGTAGACATGGATGAAAGTATGGCAATCGCAGCCTTAGGTCCAATACCGTTAACCGTAATCAAGAGCTTAAAAAAGTCCAGATCTTCTTTTTCAAGGAAACCAAAAAGCTGCATAGCATCTTCTCTTATGTGTAGATAGGTATGGAGTTTTATAGCCTCATCCTGCTTTGGAAGCCTGCCGATTACATTGTTTGGCACTATCACTTCCACTCCCATGCCATTCACATCTATTATCACACTATCAGCGGTTACACCCTCTAATTTCCCTTTAACTGAGGCTATCATATACAGTCTCCTACATAGTTTATTGTCAAAATTTAATCAGTTCTATGATACAACAAATAGGGCTCTATGTCAAAGTTTCGAGGGGGAAATTTGTTAGTATTCGTGCCTAAAATGTAGTTTTTGTTTGCATTATTGATATGTAAAATGTAGTCAATTATTACATTAATGGCACTTAATCTAGAAAGTAAAATATTTGCTTATTTAGTAAAAATGATTTAATATGTTGTTGGTGTCAAAAGCATAAAAATTCTGTTAAAGCTTGCCTGCAAAAGAATTTATTAACCTTTGATACGATTTATATACATAAAGGAGGGCTACTCATGTTAGCTTTGATTACAGGTGCTAGTAGCGGGCTTGGAGTAGAATTTGCAAGACTTCTTGCAATGAACGGATATGACCTTATTATAACTGCCAGAAGAAAAGACAGGCTTATGGCACTTAAAAATGCTATAGAAAAGAAATATAAGATAAAGGTGGAGGTTGTTTCTGCTGATTTATCTGATGTAAGTGATGTATTGAATCTTGCAGGTAAATGCTTCACAAAGAAGATTGATGTCCTTATCAACAATGCCGGCTTTGGTATACTTGGCGCATTTAACAATATGTCAGGCAGGGACAATGTAGACCTGATTAATACCAATATTACAGCCCTTACCCTTCTTAGTCAGGAGTTTATCAAAACTCAGAAAAAAGGATATATCCTAAATGTTGCCAGCATTGCAGCCTTCCTACCAGGGCCTCTTCTCTCCACCTACTACGCTTCAAAGGCCTATGTGCTTAGCCTTTCTTCGGCGGTAAATGAAGAACTAAAAAGGAGAGGCAGGCCTATATCAGTTACCACACTTTGCCCCGGACCAATGAAAACTGAATTTTTCACTACAGCAGGAGCTTCCAAAGAATTTGCCACTGCTGCACCTAGTGACTGCGCAAAAAGAGGCTTAAAGGCCATGTTTAGGAGAAAATCTTTGGTGTTCTCGGATAATCTCACAGCTCTTGGAGCCTTTGGAAGCAGATTTTTGCCTTTGGGACTGATTACTAAAATAAGCTACAGGGTGCAAAGAAGTAAGTTGTTGTAGTCCGGTAGGAGGCGGCGGCTAACCGCCGTTACCTCACAGCACTGTACATACGATATTAAACTTAATCTATAAAATTATCAATCAGATTACCATTTACATCAAAATATGAAAAATAGTTATATAAAAATTCCTTTTCTTTTGAGTATATTTGAAAAACAATACAAAATTGAAACAGGTTATCTCTTAATACATCAAATCTAACGCCATAAGAAATTAATTTTGTATTATCTTCAAGAGTTTCTAAACAGATATCTTTTAAAAAATACTCAGAAGAATCTGTTTCTAAAGTTTCTTTAAAATAATCAATCATAATTTGTTTAGACTTTTTTATAATATCAAGACTATCTAAGTTATAATCAATCATTTTTTTATATAACTCAATATCAACCATATAGTAAGATTCTCCTTTATTAATGTGATTTTACAAAATAATCAAAAATCCATTCACCAGATTTTGTTTGATAACCATAAATTCTATTTATAAATGGAAGTTTGACTTTCAATTTACCATAAATTAATGTCTTCCTCATATCCACCTTTCTTAAAACTCGAGGTCACCATAGGCACACTTTCTTTTAGTTCATCCTTCCCAATATCAGGCGGATTCGGGACTGCACCCGTTAGAAGTGTGCGCAGTTTTACGCACAACAAAAGAGGAAGTATCTACATTACTATACTTCCTCTCATATTTTAGCTTACAATCACGCAACCTACGGTTGCAACTTTTGTTTTACCCGAAAAAACATCAAAATGTCATTACTTTATACACAGAAAATGCCTTACACCCAATCTCGCTATTGTCTACAAAGCCTAGTGATTTATAGAATAATATAGTCTTTTCAGTGTCTTCGGTCATTAAATGCTTCTGGTAGACAGAATCATACTCACAAAGTACCTTCTTTAGCAAAAGCGTGCCAACTCCTTTTCTCTGAAACTCAGGATGAACTAAGAGGTCCTGTATGAAGATTACAGAATATCCGTCACCAACCACCCTGATTATGCCAATCAGCTTGTCATCAACATAGGCCCCATATATATTAAGGGAATTCAAATAAGCATTTCTTAGCATTTCAGGGTTATCAGTATAATTTGTCCAGCCTACACTTGTATATAATCCAAGTATTTCCGCTTCTTTATATACTGCGTATTCTTTAATTATAACTTCCATTATTCCCCCTTAATCGGCTCACAAGCCTCCTTAAGCCAAGCTAACTCCTCACCCTCAAAGTAAGGTGAAAGCTCCTTATATACCAGTTTGTGGTAATCGTCTATCTGCTCTATATCCCTCTTCTCAAGATACTTTACATCAATTGCCTCTTTATCGATAGGGCAATAGGTTACAGACTCAAAGCACATGAACTGACCATATTCATTTTTAATGTCCTTCTTGCAAAGAAGCTCATTCTCAATTCTTATGCCATGGCTATTCTCAGTATATACACCCGGCTCGTCTGTAGTTATCATGCCCTCTTCAAGAACTGCACTGTCATTCCTCTCAGGAACCATCTTCCATCTGAAGCCATTTGGCGCCTCGTGAACATTTAAGAGATAGCCTACACCATGACCTGTTCCACACCTGTAGTCTATACCAATATTCCAAAGTGGAGCACGGCAAAGGACGTCAAGATTAATGCCTGTACAGCCATAGAGAAACTTAGCGTTTAAGAGATTCATATGTCCCTTAAGTGTAAGCGTATAATCCCTCTTCCACTCATCTTTAAGCGGGCCAAGTACTATGGTTCTTGTAATATCTGTGGTTCCTTCATAATACTGTCCGCCTGAGTCTACAAGGAAGAAGCCTTCAGGCTTAAGCTCCGTATCATGCTCAGGTGTAGCTGAGTAGTGCATCATAGCGGCATTTGCATTGTAGGCAGCTATCGTATCAAAGGAGAGTTCAATAAAGCCTTCCTGCTCCCTTCTTCTCTCCTCAAGATAATCACTTGCGGAAATCTCGGTAATCTTCATCTTACCAACATTCTT
It contains:
- a CDS encoding SDR family NAD(P)-dependent oxidoreductase, with product MLALITGASSGLGVEFARLLAMNGYDLIITARRKDRLMALKNAIEKKYKIKVEVVSADLSDVSDVLNLAGKCFTKKIDVLINNAGFGILGAFNNMSGRDNVDLINTNITALTLLSQEFIKTQKKGYILNVASIAAFLPGPLLSTYYASKAYVLSLSSAVNEELKRRGRPISVTTLCPGPMKTEFFTTAGASKEFATAAPSDCAKRGLKAMFRRKSLVFSDNLTALGAFGSRFLPLGLITKISYRVQRSKLL
- a CDS encoding GNAT family N-acetyltransferase, which translates into the protein MEVIIKEYAVYKEAEILGLYTSVGWTNYTDNPEMLRNAYLNSLNIYGAYVDDKLIGIIRVVGDGYSVIFIQDLLVHPEFQRKGVGTLLLKKVLCEYDSVYQKHLMTEDTEKTILFYKSLGFVDNSEIGCKAFSVYKVMTF
- the ruvA gene encoding Holliday junction branch migration protein RuvA — its product is MIASVKGKLEGVTADSVIIDVNGMGVEVIVPNNVIGRLPKQDEAIKLHTYLHIREDAMQLFGFLEKEDLDFFKLLITVNGIGPKAAIAILSSMSTDVLTFAILSEDIKTIEKAQGIGAKTAKKLVLELKDKVGVINAKAVELRSDSSSDISLTIGSAIKEEASQVLEALGYSRTEAMKAITAIEITEEMTSEDLVKSALKNLM